One window of the Eucalyptus grandis isolate ANBG69807.140 chromosome 8, ASM1654582v1, whole genome shotgun sequence genome contains the following:
- the LOC104417838 gene encoding egg cell-secreted protein 1.4-like, with protein sequence MALKCLLLLLALASIAADGTAAREIKAPIDRYKAGLDLAARLEAVQASGGLVECWNALVQLKSCTNEIILFFLNGETSLGLGCCGAIDIITRNCWPAMLTSLGFTAEEGNILRGYCDAAAGGAPIGSPTPSLVMDVA encoded by the coding sequence ATGGCCTTGAAATGCTTGCTCCTCTTGCTCGCCCTTGCCAGCATAGCGGCTGATGGAACTGCAGCTCGCGAAATAAAAGCCCCCATCGACCGCTACAAGGCAGGCCTGGACTTGGCGGCACGGCTCGAGGCCGTCCAAGCCAGCGGCGGGCTGGTTGAGTGTTGGAATGCTCTGGTGCAGCTCAAATCATGCACCAACGagatcatcctcttcttccttaATGGGGAGACTAGCTTGGGGCTTGGGTGTTGCGGGGCCATCGACATCATCACCCGAAACTGTTGGCCCGCGATGCTCACTTCGCTCGGTTTTACAGCCGAGGAAGGGAATATATTGCGTGGGTATTGCGATGCGGCGGCGGGGGGAGCTCCGATTGGCTCGCCGACTCCATCTCTAGTTATGGATGTGGCATAG